From the genome of bacterium:
ATATAAATGCCCTCCTGTCGTTCCTGCGGCAAATATGATCTTTATACGCTTCATCATTCCCATTCCTTACTGACATTAAGTAATAAGCCGATAGCAGTCATGTTAACAATTAGGGAAGAGCCGCCAAAACTAATAAAGGGAAGGGTTGTTCCCTTTGTCGGAAGAAGTCCTGTAACAACACCAATGTTTATTATAACCTGGTATGCAATCATTACAGTAATCCCAATTGCTAGCAAGTGTCCGTATAAGTCAGGGGCGTGATATGCTATAATAATACCTCTCCATATTATGTATGTAAATGACAGAATTATTAGCAAAGTTCCTATGAATCCAAGTTCTTCGCCAATTATTGAAAATATAAAGTCTGTATGTGCCTCCGGCAGGTAGAATAATTTCTGAATCCCTTTGCCAAGTCCTTTTCCCCACCAGCCTCCTGATCCTAATGCATAAAAGGATTGGATGATTTGATATCCTTTTCCCAGAGGATCATCCCATGGATTAAGAAAAACCATTATCCTTTTCATACGATAAGGAAAGGTGCGAATTGCGATGTAGATAGCTGGTAAGGATGAGAGAAAGAAGATTGCCAGATGCTTCATATTAGCTCCTGATATGAACATCATTGTCAAAACAATTCCTGCAATAAGCACACATGATCCAAGATCGTTTTTTATTATTAGAGCTAATACTAAACCCAATACCAGCATTTGAGGGAGAAAACCTTTTATGAATTCTTTAATATTATGCTGTTTTCTGGTTAAGAAATTAGAGACATATATAATCATAACAAGTTTCG
Proteins encoded in this window:
- the ftsW gene encoding putative lipid II flippase FtsW; this translates as MHKQNIALLSVIFILIGIGIIMVFNTAAMVSILKFNNPFHFLARHLIMAFIGLIFMFTSMNIRYEMLKKLGKPLLVLTIILLILVYFPYIGRAAGGARRWIRIGPLSMQPSELAKLVMIIYVSNFLTRKQHNIKEFIKGFLPQMLVLGLVLALIIKNDLGSCVLIAGIVLTMMFISGANMKHLAIFFLSSLPAIYIAIRTFPYRMKRIMVFLNPWDDPLGKGYQIIQSFYALGSGGWWGKGLGKGIQKLFYLPEAHTDFIFSIIGEELGFIGTLLIILSFTYIIWRGIIIAYHAPDLYGHLLAIGITVMIAYQVIINIGVVTGLLPTKGTTLPFISFGGSSLIVNMTAIGLLLNVSKEWE